GCAGCACCTGACCGGCGACGATGCGGAAGGGGCGCAGCGCCTCCTGGTACCGGAACACGAGCAGGTTCTGGCCGACCGCGGCGGCGGCCTGCTGGGTCGCCAGGTCGGTCGGGCGCGAATCCAGCGCGAGCACCGGGATGCCGGTGGCGATCGCCCCCGACGAGACGAGGATGATCTCCGCACCGCGACGGTGCGCGGACGAGAGCGCCTGCACGATCATCGGGATGCGCCAGGAGGCCTCACCGCTGATCGAGGACGAGCCGACCTTCACGACGATGCGCGACGCGGACGCGAGTTCCGCGCGGGAGCGCGCCGTCATTCCTCGTCCTCGCGGGATGCGCGGCGCTGCTCCTCGAGTTCGGCGCGGGCGGCGGCCTTCGCATCCATCCGCTCGTGGTAGTGTTCACGGCGCTCGGACGTGGTGCGGCGGCTGCTGCCGCCGATGCGGACGTCGGTGCCGCGGGGCGAGGTCATCAGCTCAGCAGTCGAGGCGATCGAGGGCTCCCAGTCGAACACGACGCTGTTGTCGCCGGTGCCGATCATCACGGTCGCCCCGGGGACGGCCCCGGCCTTCAGCAGCGCATCCTCGACGCCGAGCCGCTCGAGGCGGTCGCCGAGGTAGCCCACGGCCTCTTCGTTCTGGAAGTCGGTCTGCTGCACCCAGCGCACCGGCTTCTCGCCGAGCACGCGGTACACGTTGCCGTAGGTGCCGCCCTCGACGCGGATGGTGAACTGCGCCTCCGCGCCCTTGGGCCGGATGACCACTCGTTCGCGCGGCATCTCGACGGCCGAGGCGGCACGGTGCTCGTCGACCAGCTCGGCCAGCGCGAAGCTCAGCGCGCGCAGACCCTCACGGGACACCGTGGAGATCTCGAACACGCGGAAGCCGCGGGCCTCGATGTCGGGGCGCACCAGCTCGGCAAGATCACGCGCCTCGGGCACGTCGACCTTGTTCAGGGCGACGAGCTGCGGGCGCTCGAGCAGCGGCGGCTGCCCCTCGGGCACCTCGTACGCGGCCAGCTCGGCGAGGATGACGTCGAGGTCGGACAGCGGGTCGCGGCCGGGCTCGAGCGTGGCGCAGTCGAGCACGTGCAGCAGGGCGCTGCAGCGTTCGACGTGACGCAGGAACTCCAGGCCCAGCCCCTTGCCCTCGCTGGCGCCCTCGATGAGGCCGGGCACGTCGGCGACGGTGTAGCGGCTGTCACCGGCCTGCACGACGCCGAGGTTGGGGTGCAGCGTCGTGAACGGGTAGTCGGCGATCTTCGGCCGTGCGGCCGACATCGCCGCGATCAGGCTCGACTTGCCGGCGGACGGGTATCCGACCAGGGCGACATCGGCGACGGTCTTCAGCTCGAGCTGCACCGCGCCTTCGTATCCGGGTGTGCCGAGCAGCGCGAATCCGGGCGCCTTGCGCTTGGGCGAGGCGAGGGCCGCGTTGCCGAGGCCTCCGCGGCCGCCCTCGGCGACGACGTAGCGCTCCCCCGGCGTGAGCATGTCATGCAGCACCTCGCCGTCGGCGGACTTGACCACGGTGCCCAGCGGAACAGGCAGTTCGAGGGTCTCGCCGTCGGCACCGGAGCGGTGGTCGCCCATGCCGAACCCGCCGTTGCCGCTGCTGCGGTGCGGCGAGTGGTGGTACGACAGCAGCGTCGTGACCTGCGGATCGGCGACGAGCACGATGTCGCCGCCGTCGCCGCCCTTGCCGCCGTCCGGGCCGCCGAGCGGCTTGAACTTCTCACGGCGGACCGAGACGCAGCCGTTGCCGCCCTTGCCGGCACGCAGGTGCAGCGTGACGTTGTCGACGAACGTGACCATTGCCTGCTCCTCTGTGGAATACGCAGACGGGGCGAGCCGAAGCCCGCCCCGTCCGTGTGGTGCTGCTGCGCTTACTGCGCGGCAGCGACGATGTTGACGACCTTGCGGCCGCCCTTCTTGCCGAACTCGACAGCGCCCGCCTCGAGGGCGAACAGCGTGTCGTCGCCGCCACGGCCGACGCCTGCGCCGGGGTGGAAGTGCGTGCCGCGCTGACGGACGAGGATCTCGCCGGCGTTGACGGTCTGACCGCCGAAGCGCTTCACGCCGAGTCGCTGTGCGTTGGAGTCACGACCGTTGCGGGTCGAGCTCGCGCCCTTCTTGTGTGCCATGTCCTGAGCCTCTTCCGTGCTTACTTGATGCCGGTGATCTTGACGCGCGTGAGCTCCTGGCGGTGGCCCTGGCGCTTCTTGTAGCCGGTCTTGTTCTTGTACTTCTGGATGATGATCTTCGGGCCGCGCAGGTCGCCGAGGACCTCAGCGGTGACCTTGACCTTCGCCAGCTTGTCGGCGTCGGTGGTCACCGTGGCACCGTCGACGAGAAGCACGGCGGGAAGCTCGATCTTCTCGCCCTGGGCAGCCTGAACACGGTCGAGCTGAACGATCGTGCCGACCTCGACCTTCTCCTGCCGACCACCGGCGCGCACTACTGCGTAAACCACTTCATACCTGTTTCGTTGGGGAGCGGATCGCTCCGGGAATCTCACGGGAAGACTGTTGCTTGCGTACGCCGCCCGAGCGACGGGTGCGGACGCAAGACTTCTCCTGCGACCGGGGCAGCCGGCAGGGGTCTCGCACCAAAGGACAACTTTACCGGATGCGGGGCGATGCCGCAAAGCGAGCCGGGGAGCGTGTCATCGTCCTAGGATCACGGCATGACCGTTCTCGTCGACGACCCCATCTGGCCGGCGCACGGACGGCTGTGGGCGCATATGGTCAGCGACGAGAGCCTCGCCGAGCTGCATGCCTTCGCCGCAGCCCAGAATCTGCCGCCGCGAGCGTTCGACCGCGACCACTACGACGTCCCGGAGGACGCCCTGCCGCGGCTCCTCGCCGCCGGCGCGCAGCGCGTGGGCGGCAAGGAGCTCACGAGACGGCTGATCGCCTCAGGACTGCGCGTCCCCGCCCGTGATCGGCGTTGAGGTCGTTCCGGCGGATCCGGCGGTCAGCATCGCGGTGGTCACCCTGCGCCGGTTGCGTCCCTGACCCGGGGCCTTCGGCTCGGGCAGCGCATCGAGCACCGAGTCGAGCAGCTGCTCGGCCTCGGTCTTCGGACCGCGCCTGTCGCCACCGCGCTTCTTGCGGCTCTTCTTCGGGCGGTCCGAGGCCGGCGCCTCCGCCGGCTCGGCGTCGGCGACGGCGACCGGCGTCTCACCGGTCACCGGGGCGATGGTGGATGCCGCGATCGCGGCCAGCGCCGACTTGGCGCCCTCCGTGATGCTGTGCGTGCCGTTGGACGGTGCAGGGGCCTGCTGCGAAGGTGCGGGGGCCTGCTGGGAGGACGACGAGGACGAGGAAGACCCGCGCGAGCGACGCCCCCCCTGGTTCGAGCTCGGACCGCCGCGGTGCTTCACGACCGGGTCGTGGTGCACGATGATGCCGCGACCGGCGCACACCTCGCAGGGCTCGCTGAAGGTCTCGAGCAGGCCGAGTCCCAGCTTCTTGCGCGTCATCTGCACGAGTCCGAGCGAGGTCACCTCGGCGACCTGGTGCTTCGTGCGGTCACGACTCAGGCACTCGACGAGGCGGCGCAGCACGAGGTCGCGGTTGGACTCGAGCACCATGTCGATGAAGTCGACGACGATGATGCCGCCGATGTCGCGCAGGCGCAGCTGCCGGACGATCTCCTCGGCCGCCTCGAGGTTGTTCTTGGTGACCGTCTCTTCGAGGTTGCCGCCCGAGCCGACGAACTTGCCGGTGTTGACGTCGACGACGGTCATCGCCTCGGTGCGGTCGATGACCAGCGAGCCACCCGAGGGCAGCCAGACCTTGCGGTCGAGCGCCTTCTCGATCTGCTCGGTGATCCGGTACGCGTCGAACGGGTCGGTCTCGTCGGTGTACGTCTCGACGCGCTCGAGCAGGTCGGGGGCGACGCTCTCGAGGTAGCCGCTGATGGTGCGGTGCGCGTCCTCACCCTGGATCAGCATCCGGGTGAAGTCCTCGTTGAAGACGTCGCGGACGATCTTGACGAGCAGGTCGGGCTCGGCGTGCAGCAGAGCCGGGGCCTGCTGGGTCTGCACGAGCTTCTGAATGTGCTCCCACTGCGAGGTCAGGCGCTGCACGTCACGGGTGAGCTGCTCCTCAGTGGCCCCCTCGGCCGCGGTGCGGACGATGACACCGGATGACTCGGGCAGCACCTCCTTGAGGATGCGCTTGAGCCGCGCGCGCTCGTTGTCGGGCAGCTTGCGCGAGATGCCGTTCATCGAGCCGCCTGGCACGTACACGAGGTAGCGGCCGGGCAGCGAGATCTGGCTGGTGAGGCGGGCGCCCTTGTGCCCGACCGGGTCCTTGGTGACCTGCACGAGCACGCGGTCGCCGGGCTTGAGGGCCAGCTCGATGCGGCGGGGCTGGTTGCCGGTCTCGACGCCGTCCCAGTCGACCTCGCCCGAGTACAGCACGGCGTTGCGGCCGCGGCCGATGTCGACGAAGGCTGCTTCCATGCTCGGCAGCACGTTCTGCACGCGGCCGAGGTACACGTTGCCGATCAGCGATGCGTCCTGGTTGCGGGCGACGTAGTGCTCGACGAGCACGTTGTCCTCGAGCACGCCGATCTGGGTGCGGCCGTTCTTGGCGCGCACGACCATCATGCGGTCGACGGCCTCACGGCGGGCGAGGAACTCGGCCTCGGTGACCACGGGGCGGCGGCGGCCGGCATCGCGGCCGTCGCGGCGGCGCTGCTTCTTCGCCTCCAGTCGGGTGGAGCCCTTGATCGCCTTCGGCTCGGTGATGTACTCGACGGTGCGCTGACGCTGACGCGGCTCTTCGCGATCGTCGCTCTCGGAACCGCGGCGACGGCGGCCGCGGCGGGCCGAGGACGACCCGCGGTCGTCCTCATCGTCGTCGTCATGGGATGCCGCGGGCAGCGGCACGACCTCGGGCGCATAGAAGTGCAGCTGGGTCGACACCCGCGAGACGAACACCTCGGGCAGCAGACCGAGGCTGACCGCGGTCAGCGCCTGCGGCTCCTCCGGCTCGGATGCTGCCGGCTCGGGGGCCGGCTCGGACGCGGGCTCTGGGCCCGAGTCCTCGGCATCCGTGGCCGCGACCTGGGTCCCTGAGCCTGTCGAAGGGCCCTCCGCCGGAGTCTCGGCATCCGTCGTCACCGGCTCGGCCGGGGCCTGCTCCGGCGCGGTCTCGGCCGGCGCGGTCTCAGCCGGCGCGGCGTCCGTCTCCTCGGTCGCAGGAGCCTCGGCTACCGGCTGCGCCGGGGTCGCGTCGAGGGTAGGGGTCGTGTTGTCATCGTTCTCATCGGCCATCTCTGGCTTACTCCCTGCGCGGGCACTGGGTGCGCCGCGGAAACTCGTGCGGCGAAACAGCAGCCGCGAACTCATTCGGCATGCGATCCGCTCGAAGGCTGAACCGCGTGGGGCGTACGGCCCCGAAGTCTTGACGATGCGATCGCGAAGGCTCGCGATGACATCTCCTGCCATTATCGCACCTCACCGGCCCCGCCGCGGCATCCGCTCATCCGGCGCGCCAGTCGCTCATACCGCGCCCATAGCCGGCGCTGGGATAATCACGCCATGACCGCGCAGCGCACTCGTCACATCGGATACGGGATCTGGCTCATCGTCGCGAGCCTGGTGGGCTGGTGGGCCGCCTTCCAGCTGACGGTCGAGAAGTTCTTCCTGCTCGAGAACCCCGACGGGCAGAGCAGCTGCTACGTCAGCGTGATGCTGCAGTGCGACAAGAATCTCGGCTCGTGGCAGGGCGAGGCGTTCGGCTTCCCGAACCCGCTCATCGGCCTGACCGGCTGGATGGCCGTGCTCGTGATGGGTGTCGCGGTGCTGGCCGGGGTGCGCTTCGCGCGCTGGTTCTGGGCGCTGTTCGGCCTCGGGATCCTCGGCGCGTTCGCCTTCATCTGCTGGCTGATCGGCCAGAGCATCTTCGTGCTGTTCGTGCTGTGCCCGTGGTGCATGGTGACCTGGGCCGTGACCATCCCGACCTTCATCGCCACTGCCGTGCACCTGGTGCGCAACGGCACGCTCACGAAGTCGCCGAAGGCCCGTCAGCGGGCGGACCGGCTGATGGCCTGGGTGCCGCTCATGTCGATCCTCGCCTACGCGATCGTGATCGCGATGGCACAGCTGGCCGGGCTCGACTTCCTCGGCGAGATGGCCGGGCTGCTGTTTTGAGAATCACCCCGCGTGAATGACAGAGGGGACGTCCCGCAGGACGTCCCCTCACTCATGTGCTGAGGCTGATCAGCCGAACCAGATGCCGAGCTCGCGCGCGGCCGACTCGGGGCTGTCCGAGCCATGCACGAGGTTCTGCTGCACGGCCAGGCCCCAGTCGCGGCCGAAGTCGCCGCGGATGGTGCCGGGGGCGGCCGTGGTCGGGTCGGTGGTGCCGGCCAGCGAGCGGAAGCCCTCGATGACGCGGTTGCCTGCGAGGCGGATCGCCACCGACGGGCCCGACATCATGAACTCGAGCAGCGGCTCGTAGAACGGCTTGCCCTCGTGCTCGGCGTAGTGGGCGGCGAGCACCTCGCGGTCGGGCTCGACCAGCCGGATGTCGACGAGCGCGTAGCCCTTCGCTTCGATGCGGGCGAGGATCGTGCCGGTCAGACCCCGGGCGACGCCGTCGGGCTTGACCAGGACGAGGGTCTCTTCAGTGGCCATGTCATTCGCTCTCTGTGTGAGTGTCAGCGGAAGTGTGGCGGTCGTGGGAGGCCGTGTTGCGGCCCCCGCGGTCGACGCGGGCCCCCACGATCGTCGCATACGCCCACATGCCGCCGAAAATCAGCGCGACGAACGCGATGGCGGGAACGAGCACGGCGGCGGCGAGCACGAGCACCTGCAGCACCCAGCCGGCGGCGATGGCGCCCGGCCGGGCGATCGCCCCGGCGAGGACGATCATGGCGACGGCGAGCACGGCACCGCCCACCACGCCCCACCACGGCGGGATGCCGGCCGGCAGCGCCTTGAGCCCGTAGACGGTGAGCCCGGCGAGGAACACGATGATCGACTCGAAGCCCAGCACGATGGCGCCGAGCTTCTGGGTCAGCGTGCGCGGGGCACTCATGCCCGCCACCCGCTCTTCCAGTCCTCGTCCTCGGAGAGCAGGATGGCCTCCCCCGCGAGCACGATCGATCCGGCGATCACCACGGCCCGGCGCTCGGACGACGCGGCCCACTCGCGGGCGGCGTCCGCCGCCTCGGCAAGGGTGGGATGCACGCTCGCACGACGACCCCTGGCCTCGACGAGGTCGGCGATCTGATCGGCATCCGCGGCCCTGTCGGAATCCGGCGAGGTCGCGAACACCTCGGTCACCGCGGGCAGCAGGCGATCCACGATGCCGGCGGTGTCCTTGTCGGCGAACGCGCCGAGCACGAGACCCCACTCGTCGAAGTCGAAGCTGTCGCCGAGCGCCTGCGCCAGCGCCTGCGCGCCGTGCGGGTTGTGCGCGGCGTCGACAACCACGGTCGGCGCGATGCCGACCAGCTGCAACCGGCCGGGCGAGGTCGCGTTCTGCAGGCCGTCGGCGATGATGTCGCCGGCGATCGCCTGCGTGGCCCCGCCGATGAGCGACTCGACCGCGGCCACGGCCAGGGCGGCGTTGTGGCCCTGGTGCGCGCCGTACAGCGGCAGGTACTCGTCGGAGTACTCGGCGGCGAGGCCGCGCACGGTGATCAGCTGGCCGCCGACCGCGAGGGTCTGCGCGCTCAGCCCGAACTGGTCGCCCTCGAAGGCGATCGTCGCGCCCTTCTCGGCGGCGACACGGCGCAGCACGGACTCGGCCGCGGGGGCCTGCTGGGCCGAGACGACGGCGGCACCGTCCTTGATGATGCCGGCCTTGACCTCGGAGATCTCCTCGATCGTCGATCCCAGCCGGTCGGCATGGTCGAGGTCGATCGGGGCGAACACCGCCACGTCGCCGTCAGCGGTGTTGGTCGAGTCCCACGATCCGCCCATGCCGACCTCGAGCACGAGCACGTCGACCGGTGCATCGGCCGCCGCGACGAAGCCGAGTACGGTGAGCAGCTCGAAGAAGGTCAGCGGGGCGTCGCCCTCGGCCTCGAGCTCGGCGTCGACGATGTCGATGAACGGCTCGATCTCATCCCAGGCGTCAGCGACCGCGGCATCCGCGATCGGCTCGCCGTCGATCATGATCCGCTCGGTGAACCGCTTGAGGTGCGGGCTGGTGAACAGCCCGGTGCGCAACCCGTGGGCGCGCAGCAGGCTCTCGATCATCCGCGCCGTGGACGTCTTGCCGTTCGTGCCGGTGATGTGCACGACCCGGTAGGTGCGCTGCGGGTCATCGAGCAGCTCGAGGATGCGCGCGGTGCGCTCCTTGCGGGGCTGCACCCAGCGCTCCCCCGCCCGGTCGAGCAGCTTCTCGTAGACGGCGTCGGCGCGTGCGGCGTCAGACATCCGATTCCCCCTCGACGTTCGAGTCGATCGTGACGATGATCGGTGCCTTCTGCGATCCGATCGCCGTGACGCCGCTGCGGAAGACCCCGTCGCCGGGGCTGGTGACGTTCTTCACCAGCTCGTCCATCTCGTCGGTCGGCTGCACGGCGAACCCGACGGCCAGGGTCTCCCCCGCGATCAGAGCACTGTGCGCCTGCAGCGCCCCGGCGAGCTCCGGCGACACGTTGAGCGCGAGCACGATGCGGTCGCTGACATCGAGTCCCGCGTTCTTGCGGGCCTCCTGCACGACCCGGATGGCGTCGCGGGCCATGCCCTCGGCCTCGAGCTCGGGCGTGGTCTGCGTGTCCAGCAGCAGGAACCCGCCTCCCGGGACGAGGGCGAGAGCCTCCCCCTCGGGACGGCCGGTGGTCTCGAGCACCAGCTCGTACTCGCTGGGCTCGAGGACGATGCCGTCGGCGGTCACGACCCCGTCCTGCTCGGTCCAGAATCCCTCCTTGGCGGCGCGGATGACCTTCTGCACCTCCTTGCCCAGGCGCGGGCCGGCGGCGCGGGCGTTCACGCTCAGCCGGTGGCTGATGCCGTAGTCGGCGGCTGTGCTCTCGCCGAGCTGCACGAGCTCGACGGTCTTCACGTTCAGCTCCTCGCGCACGATGCCCTCGAACTGCGCCAGGTCGCCGGCGAGCGGCGAGACGACCGTGAGACGGGCCAGCGGCAGGCGCACCCGCCGCTTCTCCTTCTTGCGCAGCGCGTTGCCGACGCTGGAGAGCTCGCGCACGGCATCCATCGCGTCGCGCACGTCGTCGGCGGCGGGGAACGCCGCGGCGTCCGGCCAGTCGGTCAGGTGCACGCTGCGCCCGCCGGTCAGGCCCTGCCAGATGCGCTCGCTGATGAGCGGCACCAGCGGGGCCGCCACCCGGGTGAGGGTCTCGAGCACGGTGTAGAGCGTGTCGAACGCCTCACGGCTCTTCGGGTCGTCGGTCACGCCCGTCCAGAACCGGTCGCGCGAGCGGCGGATGTACCAGTTGGTCAGCACCTCGACGAAATCACGCAGACGAGCGGATGCCGTGGTCGAATCCAGCCCCTCCAGGTCGTCGCGCACCTCGCGGACGAGGTCGCCCAGGCGGGCCAGGATGTACCGGTCGAGCACATCGGTGGAGTCGGTGCGCCAGGTCGCCTCGTAGCCGTCGCCGGACGCATTCGCGTACGTGGCGAAGAAGTACCACGAGTTCCACAGCGGCAGCAGGAACTCGCGCACGCCGGCACGGATGCCCTCCTCGGTGACGGCGAGGTTGCCGCCGCGCAGCACCGAGCTCGACATCAGGAACCAGCGCATGGCATCCGAGCCGTCCCGGTCGAGCACCTCGCTGACGTCGGGATAGTTGCGCAGCGACTTCGACATCTTGTAGCCGTCGCTGCCGAGCACGATGCCGTGGCAGCTCACGCCGGTGAACGCCGGACGGTCGAACAGCGCGGTCGAAAGCACGTGCATGACGTAGAACCAGCCGCGCGTCTGCCCGATGTACTCGACGATGAAGTCCGCCGGCGAGTGCGAGTCGAACCACTCCTGGTTCTCGAACGGGTAGTGCACCTGCGCGTAGGGCATCGAACCCGAGTCGAACCACACGTCGAAGACGTCCTCGATGCGGCGCATCGTGGACTTGCCGGTCGGGTCGTCGGGGTTCGGACGCGTGAGGTCGTCGATGTACGGACGGTGCAGGTCGACCTCGCCCTCGGGGTTGCGCGGCAGGGTGCCGAAGTCGCGCTCGAGCTCCTCCAGCGAGCCGTACGCGTCGACGCGCGGGTACTCGGGGTCGTCGCTCTTCCAGATCGGGATCGGCGAGCCCCAGTACCGGTTGCGGCTGATCGACCAATCGCGGGCGCCTTCGAGCCACTTGCCGAACTGGCCGTGCTTGACGTTCTCCGGCACCCAGGTGATCTGCTCGTTGTTCGCGAGAAGGCGGTCCTTGATGTCGGTCACGCGGATGAACCAGCTCGACACGGCCTTGTAGATCAGGGGGTTCCGGCAGCGCCAGCAGTGCGGGTAGGAGTGCACGTAGCTCTGCTCGCGCAGCATCCGTCCCGCGGCCCGCAGCAGGCGGATCAGCGGTGTGTTGGCGTCCATCCACAGCTCGCCGGCCACGTCCGTGACGCTCGGCAGGAACCGGCCGCCGTCGTCGAGCGAGATGATCGTCGGGATGCCGGCGGCGTTGGTCACGCGCTGGTCGTCCTCGCCGTAGGCCGGCGCCTGGTGGACGATGCCGGTGCCGTCGGTGGTGGTCACGTAGTCGTCGACGAGGATGCGCCAGGCGTTCTCGGTGCCCCAGGTCTCGGCATCCGCGTAGTAGTCGAAGAGGTGGTCGTAGGCGACGTCCTCGAGCTCCTTGCCGAGGACGGACTGCTCGACCGCGGCGAGCGCCTCGTCGGCCGACTCGTAGCCGAGATCCTTGGCGTAGCCGCCGAGCAGGTCGCGGGCCAGCAGGTAGCGGTGCGCGTCGCTCTCGGCCGGGTCGTCACCGGGCACGATGTCGGCGGCGCCGTTCGGGCCGCCGGGAAGCACGACATACTCGATCTCGGGGCCGACGACGAGCGCAAGGTTGGTGGGCAGGGTCCAGGGCGTGGTCGTCCAGGCGAGGGCCCGCACGGCCGTGAGGCCGAGGGTCTCGGCCTTGACCCCGACCAGCGGGAAGGTGACGGTGACCGAGGGGTCCTGACGGTCCTTGTAGACGTCGTCGTCCATGCGCAGCTCGTGGGCGCTCAGCGGTGTCTCATCGCGCCAGCAGTACGGCAGCACGCGGTAGCCCTCGTAGGCGAGGCCCTTGTCGTAGAGCGTCTTGAACGCCCAGAGCACGCTCTCCATGTAGCCGAGGTCGAGGGTCTTGTACCCGCGCTCGAAGTCGACCCAGCGGGCCTGGCGGGTGACGTAGTCCTGCCATTCGCGGGTGTAGGTGAGCACCGAGTCGCGCGCCTTCGTGTTGAAGACGTCGATGCCCATGGCCTCGATCTCGCTCTTCTCGGTGATGCCGAGCTGCTTCATCGCCTCGAGCTCGGCGGGAAGTCCGTGGGTGTCCCAGCCGAAGACGCGGTCGACCTTCTTGCCGAGCATGGTCTGGAACCGCGGGAAGACGTCCTTGGCGTACCCGGTGAGGAGGTGCCCGTAGTGCGGCAGGCCGTTGGCGAACGGAGGGCCGTCGTAGAAGACCCACTCGTCTGCACCCTCACGCTGCGCGATCGAGGCCCGGAAGGTGTCATCCGTCTTCCAGAAGTCGAGCACCTCGGTCTCGATCTCGGGAAAGCGCGGGCTCGGGGTGACGGCGGCCGGGCCGAATGCGGACTGGGTCCCTGTTGCCTGCCCTGAGCTTGTCGAAGGGCTTGTCGAAGGGCGCGGGTAGGTCATCGTCTCTCGCAGTGTCTGTGCTGGTGGCTGGCGGATGCTGCTGCAAGGACGACCCGTGCTCTCGCGCGGACCGCGGTACCACCCTGCTTATCGTTGGGTTCCTGAGCCTGTCGAAGGACTCAACGATCACTCTCACTGCGGCGATGACGGGCCTGCCCCGCTCGGTTCTACTTGCCTCCCCTCAACAACCCGTGGGTCGCTGAGCTTTTCGAAGCGTTCTTCCGAGAGCTCCCCGGTGATGGCCGGATCACAGCTGATGCGCCCATTCTACGTCTTCGCGCGCTGCGCAGCATCCGCTCGGAACACCCACGCTCCCAGCCACCTCAGCGCTTCGCGCGGGATTCTGCACCAGCCGCGGACGGATTCCGGGAATTCGTCCGCGCGAAGCGCTGTTCTCCGCGCGAAGCGCACGCGTTCAGGCCGCGAGGTGCAGTCCCTGCGCGACGGCGCGCATGATCAGGTCCTGAACGAGCGGCCAGTCGAACATCATCTGGGCGTAGGACACCCGGATGACGTGATACCCGAGGAGCTTCAGCTCGGCATCGTGCCGGATGTCCTCCGAGCGCTGCGCGCCGACATGATGCCTGCCGTCGATCTGCAGCACCAACCGCGCGCCGATCAGCGCATCCACGCGGTGGCCATGTATCCAGGTCTGGATCCGCAGCGGCAGACTCAGCCAGCGCAACCTCGGCCGCAGGTACGTCTCGAGTCCGGCATCCGCGAACGGCGTCGCCTCCGCCAGCACCCGGCGTGCGGCAGGACGCAACGACAGCCGCGACATGGCCGCCATCTCGACCAGCCCCTTGTTGAACGCCGAGTCCCAGGTGGCGAGTGCCTG
This is a stretch of genomic DNA from Microbacterium sp. YJN-G. It encodes these proteins:
- the obgE gene encoding GTPase ObgE, which produces MVTFVDNVTLHLRAGKGGNGCVSVRREKFKPLGGPDGGKGGDGGDIVLVADPQVTTLLSYHHSPHRSSGNGGFGMGDHRSGADGETLELPVPLGTVVKSADGEVLHDMLTPGERYVVAEGGRGGLGNAALASPKRKAPGFALLGTPGYEGAVQLELKTVADVALVGYPSAGKSSLIAAMSAARPKIADYPFTTLHPNLGVVQAGDSRYTVADVPGLIEGASEGKGLGLEFLRHVERCSALLHVLDCATLEPGRDPLSDLDVILAELAAYEVPEGQPPLLERPQLVALNKVDVPEARDLAELVRPDIEARGFRVFEISTVSREGLRALSFALAELVDEHRAASAVEMPRERVVIRPKGAEAQFTIRVEGGTYGNVYRVLGEKPVRWVQQTDFQNEEAVGYLGDRLERLGVEDALLKAGAVPGATVMIGTGDNSVVFDWEPSIASTAELMTSPRGTDVRIGGSSRRTTSERREHYHERMDAKAAARAELEEQRRASREDEE
- the rpmA gene encoding 50S ribosomal protein L27, translating into MAHKKGASSTRNGRDSNAQRLGVKRFGGQTVNAGEILVRQRGTHFHPGAGVGRGGDDTLFALEAGAVEFGKKGGRKVVNIVAAAQ
- the rplU gene encoding 50S ribosomal protein L21 — protein: MVYAVVRAGGRQEKVEVGTIVQLDRVQAAQGEKIELPAVLLVDGATVTTDADKLAKVKVTAEVLGDLRGPKIIIQKYKNKTGYKKRQGHRQELTRVKITGIK
- a CDS encoding DUF4031 domain-containing protein, with the translated sequence MTVLVDDPIWPAHGRLWAHMVSDESLAELHAFAAAQNLPPRAFDRDHYDVPEDALPRLLAAGAQRVGGKELTRRLIASGLRVPARDRR
- a CDS encoding Rne/Rng family ribonuclease, translated to MADENDDNTTPTLDATPAQPVAEAPATEETDAAPAETAPAETAPEQAPAEPVTTDAETPAEGPSTGSGTQVAATDAEDSGPEPASEPAPEPAASEPEEPQALTAVSLGLLPEVFVSRVSTQLHFYAPEVVPLPAASHDDDDEDDRGSSSARRGRRRRGSESDDREEPRQRQRTVEYITEPKAIKGSTRLEAKKQRRRDGRDAGRRRPVVTEAEFLARREAVDRMMVVRAKNGRTQIGVLEDNVLVEHYVARNQDASLIGNVYLGRVQNVLPSMEAAFVDIGRGRNAVLYSGEVDWDGVETGNQPRRIELALKPGDRVLVQVTKDPVGHKGARLTSQISLPGRYLVYVPGGSMNGISRKLPDNERARLKRILKEVLPESSGVIVRTAAEGATEEQLTRDVQRLTSQWEHIQKLVQTQQAPALLHAEPDLLVKIVRDVFNEDFTRMLIQGEDAHRTISGYLESVAPDLLERVETYTDETDPFDAYRITEQIEKALDRKVWLPSGGSLVIDRTEAMTVVDVNTGKFVGSGGNLEETVTKNNLEAAEEIVRQLRLRDIGGIIVVDFIDMVLESNRDLVLRRLVECLSRDRTKHQVAEVTSLGLVQMTRKKLGLGLLETFSEPCEVCAGRGIIVHHDPVVKHRGGPSSNQGGRRSRGSSSSSSSSQQAPAPSQQAPAPSNGTHSITEGAKSALAAIAASTIAPVTGETPVAVADAEPAEAPASDRPKKSRKKRGGDRRGPKTEAEQLLDSVLDALPEPKAPGQGRNRRRVTTAMLTAGSAGTTSTPITGGDAQS
- a CDS encoding vitamin K epoxide reductase family protein; this translates as MTAQRTRHIGYGIWLIVASLVGWWAAFQLTVEKFFLLENPDGQSSCYVSVMLQCDKNLGSWQGEAFGFPNPLIGLTGWMAVLVMGVAVLAGVRFARWFWALFGLGILGAFAFICWLIGQSIFVLFVLCPWCMVTWAVTIPTFIATAVHLVRNGTLTKSPKARQRADRLMAWVPLMSILAYAIVIAMAQLAGLDFLGEMAGLLF
- the ndk gene encoding nucleoside-diphosphate kinase, with amino-acid sequence MATEETLVLVKPDGVARGLTGTILARIEAKGYALVDIRLVEPDREVLAAHYAEHEGKPFYEPLLEFMMSGPSVAIRLAGNRVIEGFRSLAGTTDPTTAAPGTIRGDFGRDWGLAVQQNLVHGSDSPESAARELGIWFG
- a CDS encoding DUF4233 domain-containing protein produces the protein MSAPRTLTQKLGAIVLGFESIIVFLAGLTVYGLKALPAGIPPWWGVVGGAVLAVAMIVLAGAIARPGAIAAGWVLQVLVLAAAVLVPAIAFVALIFGGMWAYATIVGARVDRGGRNTASHDRHTSADTHTESE
- a CDS encoding bifunctional folylpolyglutamate synthase/dihydrofolate synthase; translation: MSDAARADAVYEKLLDRAGERWVQPRKERTARILELLDDPQRTYRVVHITGTNGKTSTARMIESLLRAHGLRTGLFTSPHLKRFTERIMIDGEPIADAAVADAWDEIEPFIDIVDAELEAEGDAPLTFFELLTVLGFVAAADAPVDVLVLEVGMGGSWDSTNTADGDVAVFAPIDLDHADRLGSTIEEISEVKAGIIKDGAAVVSAQQAPAAESVLRRVAAEKGATIAFEGDQFGLSAQTLAVGGQLITVRGLAAEYSDEYLPLYGAHQGHNAALAVAAVESLIGGATQAIAGDIIADGLQNATSPGRLQLVGIAPTVVVDAAHNPHGAQALAQALGDSFDFDEWGLVLGAFADKDTAGIVDRLLPAVTEVFATSPDSDRAADADQIADLVEARGRRASVHPTLAEAADAAREWAASSERRAVVIAGSIVLAGEAILLSEDEDWKSGWRA